In Micromonospora sp. LH3U1, one genomic interval encodes:
- a CDS encoding cell division protein SepF, whose translation MGALRKAGVWLGLVEEDDERAYDDGGYDKGGYRDSRYRQSRYAEEFADEDEDDTEEPPAPRPRASERGRLSERASGRLSESERGDVERPERVERASVRSITRSSAGETSGALTYHTRDNLALAPQVTSRERALPEEEQRYQITTLHPTTYREARTIGEHFRDGVPVIINLTEMDEADARRLVDFAAGLAFGLRGTIERVTNRVFLLSPANVQVTAEDKAKIAEGGFFSLS comes from the coding sequence ATGGGTGCACTGCGCAAGGCGGGGGTCTGGCTCGGTCTGGTCGAAGAAGACGACGAGCGGGCCTACGACGACGGTGGCTACGACAAGGGTGGCTACCGCGACTCGCGTTACCGGCAGAGCCGGTACGCCGAGGAGTTCGCCGACGAGGATGAGGACGACACCGAGGAGCCGCCGGCTCCCCGGCCGCGTGCCAGTGAGCGGGGTCGACTCTCCGAGCGTGCGAGCGGGCGGTTGAGCGAGTCCGAGCGTGGTGACGTCGAGCGTCCGGAGCGGGTCGAGCGGGCCAGCGTCCGATCGATCACCCGGTCGTCGGCGGGCGAGACCTCCGGCGCGCTGACCTACCACACCCGGGACAATCTGGCCCTCGCGCCGCAGGTCACGTCGCGGGAGCGGGCGCTGCCCGAGGAGGAGCAGCGCTACCAGATCACGACCCTGCACCCGACCACCTACCGGGAGGCGCGCACGATCGGTGAGCACTTCCGCGACGGTGTTCCAGTGATCATCAATCTCACCGAGATGGATGAGGCCGATGCCCGCCGTCTGGTGGACTTCGCCGCCGGTCTGGCGTTCGGCCTGCGCGGTACGATCGAGCGCGTGACCAATCGGGTGTTCCTGCTCTCACCGGCTAATGTCCAGGTCACCGCTGAGGACAAGGCCAAGATCGCTGAGGGCGGTTTTTTCAGTCTGAGTTGA
- a CDS encoding TraR/DksA family transcriptional regulator produces the protein MAKPADTRTAGRKPVAKATRSTAETEKIRAALAARRDELRAEYDQTLSEITELQRERLTDSAGDDQADTGTKTLEREQEISLANSILERITQVERALERLDEGGYGWCERCGNPIPVERLAAFPSATQCVTCKQLEERR, from the coding sequence ATGGCGAAGCCAGCCGACACCAGGACCGCCGGGCGCAAGCCGGTGGCCAAGGCCACCCGCAGCACGGCGGAGACCGAGAAGATCCGGGCGGCGCTGGCGGCGCGGCGGGACGAGCTTCGCGCCGAGTACGATCAGACGCTGAGTGAGATCACCGAGCTGCAGCGCGAGCGGCTGACCGACTCGGCCGGGGACGACCAGGCCGACACGGGCACCAAGACGCTTGAGCGGGAGCAGGAGATTTCACTCGCCAACAGCATTCTGGAACGGATCACGCAGGTTGAGCGCGCTCTGGAGCGTCTCGACGAGGGTGGTTACGGCTGGTGCGAGCGGTGCGGCAACCCGATCCCGGTCGAGCGCCTCGCCGCCTTCCCGTCGGCCACCCAGTGTGTGACGTGCAAGCAGCTGGAGGAGCGGCGCTGA
- a CDS encoding DUF167 domain-containing protein — MPAQDTLTVAVRVKPGASRDRVGGRFDGPHGPALVIAVHDPAVDGRATEAARRALAGALGVRPAAVSLRAGAASRDKLFLVDRPGPELSGVLRRLRDGSAE, encoded by the coding sequence GTGCCCGCGCAGGACACGCTCACCGTGGCGGTACGAGTGAAGCCTGGTGCCTCCCGGGACCGGGTGGGCGGCCGCTTCGATGGTCCGCACGGGCCCGCCCTCGTGATCGCGGTGCACGACCCGGCCGTCGACGGCCGGGCGACCGAGGCGGCTCGCCGGGCATTGGCCGGGGCCCTGGGGGTCCGACCGGCCGCGGTGTCACTGCGCGCCGGCGCGGCGAGTCGGGACAAGCTCTTCCTCGTCGATCGGCCCGGCCCGGAGCTGTCCGGGGTGCTGCGCCGACTGCGCGACGGATCCGCCGAGTGA
- a CDS encoding YggS family pyridoxal phosphate-dependent enzyme: MTDSSATVRPDRHAELEAGLAQVRSRIADACAEAGRDRAEVTMIAVTKTYPASDVVALAGLGVTDMGENRDQEAAGKAAEVAAAGVRPRWHFIGQLQRNKARSVVRYADVVQSVDSVRLARALATAAADREVPLDAMIQVSIDGDAARGGALPGSADPGAGLEPVAEAVAEAPGLRLVGLMAVAPLGWEPDRAFARLAEVAGVFRAVHPGATDLSAGMSGDFDIAIRYGATHVRVGSALLGMRPTLR; encoded by the coding sequence ATGACCGACAGCTCAGCTACGGTGCGGCCGGACCGGCACGCCGAACTCGAGGCCGGCCTGGCCCAGGTCCGATCCCGGATCGCCGACGCCTGCGCGGAGGCCGGCCGGGACCGCGCCGAGGTCACGATGATCGCGGTGACGAAGACCTACCCGGCCAGCGACGTGGTGGCGCTGGCCGGGCTCGGCGTGACCGACATGGGGGAGAACCGCGACCAGGAGGCAGCCGGTAAGGCCGCCGAGGTGGCTGCGGCCGGGGTACGTCCCCGTTGGCACTTCATCGGCCAGCTGCAGCGCAACAAGGCCCGCTCGGTGGTCCGGTACGCCGACGTGGTGCAGTCCGTCGACAGTGTCCGGCTGGCCCGGGCGCTGGCCACCGCGGCCGCCGACCGGGAGGTGCCGCTCGACGCCATGATCCAGGTGAGCATCGACGGCGACGCGGCCCGGGGCGGAGCGCTGCCCGGTTCGGCCGATCCGGGTGCCGGGCTGGAACCGGTGGCCGAGGCGGTCGCCGAAGCGCCAGGCCTGCGTCTGGTGGGTCTCATGGCGGTGGCGCCGCTGGGGTGGGAGCCGGACCGGGCCTTTGCCCGACTCGCCGAGGTTGCCGGCGTGTTTCGGGCAGTCCATCCGGGAGCGACTGACCTCTCCGCGGGAATGAGCGGAGATTTCGACATCGCGATCCGATACGGCGCGACACATGTCCGCGTCGGTAGCGCGTTGCTCGGAATGCGTCCCACGCTGCGGTAG
- a CDS encoding RluA family pseudouridine synthase, with translation MTSAFAAGGDHRSLPVPDGLDSMRLDQAVARLFGLSRTTAAALVDAGDALVDGIARPNSYKVKAGSWLDVTLPAPIAPPTVVPQAVPGLRVVYADDDIVVVDKPVGVAAHPSPGWTGPSVIGALAAIGHRISTSGAAERQGVVHRLDVGTTGIMVVAKSEQAYTALKRAFKYREVDKGYHAVVQGHLDPLRGTVDAPIDRHPTHDYRWAVVSGGKPSITHYDTLEAFPAASLVDVRLETGRTHQIRVHFSTLRHPCVGDLTYGADPTLSARLGLARQWLHARELSFLHPRTGDEVRFVSDYPDDLDRALQILRD, from the coding sequence ATGACCTCCGCGTTCGCCGCTGGCGGCGATCACCGTTCCCTGCCCGTGCCGGACGGTCTCGACAGCATGCGACTGGACCAGGCGGTGGCACGTCTGTTCGGGCTCTCCCGCACCACCGCCGCCGCCCTGGTCGATGCCGGGGACGCATTGGTCGACGGCATCGCCCGGCCCAACTCGTACAAGGTCAAGGCCGGCTCGTGGCTGGACGTCACGCTGCCTGCCCCGATCGCACCGCCGACCGTGGTGCCGCAGGCGGTGCCCGGACTGCGGGTCGTCTACGCCGACGACGACATCGTCGTGGTCGACAAGCCCGTGGGAGTGGCCGCGCACCCCAGCCCCGGGTGGACCGGCCCGTCGGTGATCGGCGCCCTCGCCGCGATCGGCCACCGCATCTCCACCAGTGGCGCCGCCGAGCGGCAGGGCGTGGTGCACCGGCTCGACGTGGGCACCACCGGGATCATGGTGGTGGCCAAGAGCGAACAGGCGTACACGGCGTTGAAGCGGGCCTTCAAGTACCGCGAGGTGGACAAGGGCTACCACGCGGTGGTGCAGGGTCACCTGGACCCGCTGCGCGGCACGGTGGACGCGCCGATCGACCGGCACCCCACCCACGACTACCGCTGGGCGGTGGTCTCCGGTGGAAAGCCGAGCATCACCCACTACGACACCCTGGAGGCGTTCCCGGCGGCCAGCCTGGTCGACGTCCGACTGGAGACCGGCCGGACCCACCAGATCCGGGTGCACTTCTCCACCCTGCGGCACCCCTGTGTGGGTGACCTCACCTACGGCGCCGATCCCACCCTCTCGGCTCGTCTCGGCCTGGCCCGACAGTGGCTGCACGCCCGCGAACTGAGCTTCCTGCACCCCCGAACGGGGGACGAGGTCCGGTTCGTCAGCGACTACCCTGACGACCTGGACCGCGCGCTCCAGATCCTGCGTGACTGA
- a CDS encoding DivIVA domain-containing protein translates to MPLTPADVHNVAFKKPPIGKRGYDEEEVDAFLDEVERELARLIEENNELRAQVERGGRGGAPAGPGGDARLAAELNDVKAQLDRVQRDKSAAEQAARAMQSELEQVRATGGPAGGVTGDGEQQALRVLMMAQRTADDHVSDARREADQLLSEARGKAEEVTREARAKADALERDARQRHQEAMGGLDAKRTALQKHIEELKQFEREYRTRLKAYLESQLRDLDGRGQGLEAEMTRSEAGRVAGGNGLAAAGLAGSYGGGGRSGALEAGR, encoded by the coding sequence ATGCCGCTGACCCCGGCCGACGTCCACAACGTCGCCTTCAAAAAGCCGCCGATCGGCAAACGGGGGTATGACGAGGAGGAGGTCGACGCCTTCCTGGACGAGGTCGAGCGCGAGCTCGCCCGTCTCATCGAGGAAAACAACGAGCTGCGCGCCCAGGTGGAGCGCGGCGGCCGTGGCGGTGCCCCCGCAGGCCCCGGCGGCGACGCCCGACTTGCGGCGGAGCTCAACGACGTCAAGGCCCAACTGGACCGGGTGCAGCGCGACAAGTCGGCAGCCGAGCAGGCGGCCCGCGCGATGCAGTCCGAGCTGGAGCAGGTCCGCGCGACCGGCGGCCCGGCCGGCGGCGTCACCGGTGACGGTGAGCAGCAGGCCCTGCGCGTGCTGATGATGGCCCAGCGCACCGCCGACGACCACGTGTCCGACGCTCGTCGCGAGGCCGACCAGCTGCTGTCCGAGGCCCGTGGCAAGGCCGAGGAGGTGACCCGGGAGGCGCGCGCGAAGGCTGACGCCCTCGAGCGGGACGCACGCCAGCGGCACCAGGAGGCCATGGGCGGCCTGGACGCCAAGCGCACGGCGCTGCAGAAGCACATCGAGGAGCTCAAGCAGTTCGAGCGCGAGTACCGCACCCGGCTCAAGGCATACCTGGAGAGCCAGCTGCGTGACCTCGACGGTCGCGGCCAGGGCCTCGAGGCCGAGATGACCCGTTCCGAGGCAGGTCGGGTCGCTGGCGGCAACGGGCTCGCTGCTGCGGGTCTCGCCGGGTCCTACGGCGGCGGCGGGCGCTCCGGCGCCCTCGAAGCCGGACGCTGA
- the lspA gene encoding signal peptidase II, whose protein sequence is MTAAPSAEPGRTDPGGGTRRPRAVAILAGVALVALLADLVTKHLALAALTDREPVRLLGGFVYLSLTRNSGAAWSIGADHTWIFPLITIGVVGWIVWMALRLRSLPWAISLGLVLGGALGNLVDRIFRAPGPFHGHVVDMISLFNPYGQVWPVFNLADSSLVCGVLLAVLLELTGRQRDGRRAGRDGDPAETDAVQAADQRERA, encoded by the coding sequence ATGACCGCAGCACCGTCCGCCGAACCCGGCCGCACCGACCCGGGAGGCGGCACACGCCGGCCCCGGGCCGTCGCGATTCTGGCCGGAGTCGCCCTGGTGGCCCTGCTGGCCGACCTGGTCACCAAGCACCTCGCGTTGGCCGCGCTGACCGACCGGGAGCCGGTCCGGCTGCTCGGGGGGTTCGTCTACCTGAGCCTGACCCGCAACAGCGGAGCCGCCTGGAGCATCGGCGCGGACCACACCTGGATCTTCCCGCTGATCACCATTGGTGTGGTCGGCTGGATCGTCTGGATGGCACTGCGACTGCGCTCGCTGCCCTGGGCGATCTCGCTCGGCCTGGTGCTGGGCGGCGCACTGGGCAATCTCGTCGACCGGATCTTCCGGGCGCCCGGCCCCTTCCACGGGCACGTGGTCGACATGATCAGCCTGTTCAACCCGTACGGCCAGGTCTGGCCGGTGTTCAACCTGGCGGACAGCTCGCTGGTCTGCGGCGTGCTGCTGGCCGTCCTGTTGGAGCTGACCGGCCGCCAGCGTGACGGCCGGCGGGCCGGCCGCGACGGCGACCCGGCCGAGACCGACGCCGTGCAGGCCGCCGACCAGCGGGAGCGGGCATGA
- a CDS encoding YggT family protein → MLSILLQVLYLILYVFLLLLLSRFVLSAVLQYGRRWQPGRGASAGLESVWSVTDPPLNALRRVIPPLRIGTVSIDLASLVLLVILFVLMEFVLGPSIRASA, encoded by the coding sequence GTGTTGTCGATCTTACTGCAAGTGCTGTACCTGATCCTTTATGTCTTCCTGCTCCTTCTTCTGTCCCGGTTCGTGTTGAGCGCCGTCCTGCAGTACGGCCGCCGCTGGCAACCGGGGCGTGGCGCATCGGCAGGATTGGAATCCGTGTGGAGCGTCACTGATCCCCCTCTCAACGCGTTGAGGCGTGTGATCCCTCCGCTGCGAATTGGTACCGTGAGCATCGACCTGGCCTCCCTTGTGCTCCTGGTTATCCTGTTCGTGCTGATGGAGTTCGTGTTAGGGCCGTCGATCAGGGCATCTGCCTGA
- the ftsZ gene encoding cell division protein FtsZ encodes MTPPHNYLAVIKVVGIGGGGVNAVNRMIEVGLKGVEFIAINTDAQALLMSDADVKLDVGRELTRGLGAGANPDVGKNAAEDHRDEIEEVLKGADMVFVTCGEGGGTGTGGAPVVANIARKLGALTIGVVTRPFSFEGKRRQVQAETGIDELRNQCDTLIVIPNDRLLALGDRNISMMDAFRTADQVLLSGVQGITDLITTPGLINLDFADVKSVMSGAGSALMGIGSARGENRAVEAAEAAISSPLLEQSMDGARGVLLSIAGGSDLGLFEINDAAQLVTDAAHPDANIIFGAVIDDALGDEVRVTVIAAGFDGGTPAYKAAEPTRKTNTNQPAPQSTPVPAPATNPAPAQSPRRVLFDDVDVPDFLKNGS; translated from the coding sequence ATGACACCTCCGCACAACTACCTGGCGGTCATCAAGGTCGTCGGCATCGGGGGCGGCGGCGTCAACGCCGTCAACCGGATGATCGAGGTTGGGCTCAAGGGCGTCGAGTTCATCGCGATCAACACCGATGCGCAGGCGCTGCTGATGAGTGACGCCGACGTCAAGCTCGACGTCGGGCGGGAGCTGACCCGCGGCCTGGGTGCCGGCGCCAACCCGGACGTCGGCAAGAACGCCGCCGAGGACCACCGCGACGAGATCGAGGAGGTGCTCAAGGGCGCCGACATGGTCTTCGTGACCTGCGGTGAGGGCGGCGGCACCGGCACCGGCGGCGCGCCCGTCGTGGCGAACATCGCCCGCAAGCTCGGCGCGCTCACCATCGGCGTGGTGACCCGTCCGTTCTCCTTCGAGGGCAAGCGCCGCCAGGTGCAGGCCGAGACGGGAATAGACGAACTCCGCAACCAGTGCGACACCCTGATCGTCATCCCGAACGACCGGCTGCTGGCCCTGGGTGACCGCAACATCAGCATGATGGACGCGTTCCGCACGGCCGACCAGGTGCTGCTCTCGGGTGTGCAGGGCATCACCGACCTGATCACCACCCCGGGTCTGATCAACCTGGACTTCGCCGACGTCAAGAGCGTGATGAGCGGCGCCGGCAGCGCGTTGATGGGCATCGGCAGCGCCCGCGGGGAAAATCGCGCGGTCGAGGCGGCCGAGGCGGCCATCTCCAGCCCGCTGCTGGAGCAGAGCATGGACGGCGCGCGCGGCGTGCTGCTCTCCATCGCCGGCGGGTCCGACCTGGGCCTGTTCGAGATCAACGACGCTGCCCAGCTGGTCACTGACGCGGCTCACCCGGACGCCAACATCATCTTCGGCGCGGTCATCGACGACGCGCTCGGCGACGAGGTGCGGGTGACGGTCATCGCGGCTGGCTTCGACGGCGGCACGCCCGCGTACAAGGCGGCCGAGCCGACCCGCAAGACCAACACCAACCAGCCGGCGCCGCAGAGCACCCCGGTGCCGGCACCGGCCACCAACCCGGCTCCGGCCCAGTCGCCGCGCCGAGTGCTCTTCGACGACGTGGACGTTCCCGACTTCCTCAAGAACGGGTCCTGA
- a CDS encoding MinD/ParA family ATP-binding protein, with protein sequence MALGGRAVEGSDTGWGRPAEPAPRWRALLDRARLGGRGAEQTEADRRADETPPDPLPRRAAPNGYAGRAPAVGHPAELSYGAEPAYRAEATYRVDPAYRADPAYRAEPGYRPEPDYRSEPAYRTEPGYRAEPDYRAEPGYRVEPDYRAEPGYRVGPDYRPEPDYRAEPGYRAEPDYRAEPGYRAEPTYRAEPEPPPRGTDPVQSRYALLDNGYRPGDPPVESRYALLQTGYQPETGYPVSAPSPPPVAPPVAPTVAPPPAPPVAPPPAPPVAPTVGSAIAERAYPTRVEWRPQSVDQEQERADGVLRRDLGTPRVFAFANPKGGVHKTTATVLAAATVGSVRGQGVLAWDDNELRGTLGLRAGSARHARTIRHLITDLAQIEILEDATLLDRLDDYLRHASDGSYDVLAGEESPRFAQRLDQFTVRRVLELLRRTHDVVCVDTGNNVESPNWRTVMQAADQLVVTTVPREDAAFSADWMLDLLHEEGMGELADNAITLISCPTPGRSALQDDLERHFATRTRGVAVVPYDPALETGSSIEYHQLQPETRQAWLRAAAMMVEPFAR encoded by the coding sequence ATGGCGCTGGGAGGGCGGGCCGTGGAGGGCAGTGACACCGGCTGGGGCCGGCCGGCCGAACCAGCGCCGCGGTGGCGCGCGTTGTTGGACCGCGCCCGGCTGGGCGGTCGCGGCGCGGAGCAGACCGAGGCGGACCGGCGGGCCGACGAGACGCCGCCGGACCCTCTGCCTCGGCGCGCGGCCCCGAACGGGTACGCCGGGCGGGCACCCGCCGTCGGGCATCCGGCCGAGCTGTCGTACGGCGCGGAGCCCGCTTACCGTGCCGAGGCGACCTATCGCGTCGACCCCGCCTACCGGGCCGACCCGGCGTACCGGGCGGAGCCGGGCTATCGGCCCGAGCCGGACTACCGGTCGGAGCCGGCGTACCGGACCGAGCCGGGCTATCGGGCGGAGCCGGACTACCGGGCCGAGCCGGGTTATCGCGTTGAGCCCGATTACCGGGCGGAGCCGGGCTATCGGGTGGGGCCGGACTACCGGCCTGAGCCGGACTACCGCGCGGAGCCGGGCTATCGGGCCGAGCCGGACTACCGGGCCGAGCCTGGCTACCGGGCCGAACCGACGTACCGGGCCGAGCCCGAGCCGCCGCCGCGCGGCACCGACCCGGTCCAGTCGCGCTACGCCTTGCTGGACAACGGCTACCGGCCGGGCGACCCGCCGGTGGAGTCGCGGTACGCCCTGCTGCAGACCGGTTACCAGCCGGAGACCGGCTACCCGGTGTCCGCACCGTCGCCCCCACCCGTCGCGCCACCCGTCGCACCGACGGTCGCGCCGCCACCGGCACCGCCAGTTGCCCCGCCACCCGCCCCGCCGGTCGCGCCGACGGTCGGCTCGGCGATCGCCGAGCGCGCCTATCCGACTCGTGTCGAGTGGCGCCCGCAGAGCGTCGACCAGGAGCAGGAGCGGGCCGACGGGGTGCTCCGGCGTGACCTGGGCACACCCCGGGTGTTCGCCTTCGCGAACCCCAAGGGCGGGGTGCACAAGACCACCGCCACCGTGCTCGCCGCGGCCACGGTCGGCAGCGTGCGCGGGCAGGGCGTGCTGGCCTGGGACGACAACGAGCTGCGCGGCACCCTCGGGCTGCGTGCGGGCAGCGCCCGGCACGCCCGGACGATCCGACACCTGATCACCGACCTGGCCCAGATCGAGATCCTCGAGGACGCGACCCTGCTGGATCGGCTGGACGACTACCTGCGGCACGCCTCCGACGGCTCGTACGACGTGCTGGCCGGCGAGGAGAGCCCGCGCTTCGCCCAGCGACTGGACCAGTTCACCGTCCGGCGTGTGCTGGAGCTGCTGCGGCGCACCCACGACGTGGTCTGCGTGGACACCGGCAACAACGTGGAGAGCCCCAACTGGCGCACGGTGATGCAGGCCGCCGACCAGCTGGTGGTGACCACCGTGCCCCGTGAGGACGCGGCGTTCAGTGCGGACTGGATGCTCGACCTGCTGCACGAGGAGGGCATGGGCGAGTTGGCGGACAATGCGATCACCCTCATCTCCTGCCCGACCCCGGGCCGCTCGGCCTTGCAGGACGACCTGGAGCGGCACTTCGCCACCCGTAC
- a CDS encoding potassium/proton antiporter, producing MTPGLDIALLLGAAVLLVAVGAVRLSSRLGVPSLLVYLALGVAIGEGGLGIRFDDVELTRTLGFCALIVIIAEGGLTARWTTLRPVLGLASALSTVGVVVSILVVGVAVHLLLGLDWRLGLLYGAVLSSTDAAAVFATLRRLRLPPRLVATLEAESGMNDAPVVLLVVLLSHHGWSHPWWYEVALLCYELGVGAAVGVGAGVAGTWALRRAALPSAGLYPIAAVGITVLAYAAGAVLHASGFLAVYVAGVLLGNARLSHRQAILGFADGLAWLAQIGLFVLLGLLVSPGRLDAAVLPAVVAGLALVLLARPLSVAVSALPFRVGLREQAFLSWAGLRGAVPIVLATIPLSERVPGAERLFDVVFVLVVIFTLVQTGTLGPFARWLRVTAPAEAAEIHVETAPLERMRADLLQLEVPPGSRLAGVHVDELRLPLGASVTLVLRDGVGFVPAPDTRLKTGDSLLIVATAGVRDAAERRLRAVSRRGRLARWFGEYGDEAVG from the coding sequence GTGACGCCCGGGTTGGATATCGCGCTGCTGTTGGGCGCGGCTGTGCTGCTCGTGGCGGTCGGTGCGGTGCGACTCTCCTCCCGGCTCGGCGTGCCCAGCCTTCTGGTCTATCTGGCGCTGGGTGTGGCGATCGGCGAGGGCGGGCTGGGCATCCGCTTCGACGACGTCGAGCTGACCCGGACCCTCGGCTTCTGCGCGCTGATCGTGATCATCGCGGAGGGCGGCCTCACCGCCCGGTGGACCACGCTGCGCCCGGTGCTCGGGCTGGCCTCCGCGCTCTCCACGGTCGGGGTGGTCGTCAGCATTCTGGTGGTCGGCGTCGCCGTGCACCTGTTGCTGGGGCTGGACTGGCGGTTGGGACTGCTCTATGGCGCGGTGCTCTCGTCCACCGACGCGGCGGCCGTCTTCGCCACCCTGCGCCGGCTGCGGCTGCCGCCCCGGCTGGTGGCGACGTTGGAGGCCGAGTCGGGCATGAACGACGCCCCGGTGGTGCTGCTGGTGGTGCTGCTGTCCCATCACGGCTGGTCGCACCCATGGTGGTACGAGGTCGCGCTGCTCTGCTACGAACTGGGCGTCGGTGCGGCGGTGGGCGTGGGGGCGGGCGTTGCCGGCACCTGGGCGCTGCGCCGGGCCGCGCTGCCCTCGGCCGGGCTCTACCCGATCGCCGCGGTGGGCATCACCGTGTTGGCGTACGCCGCGGGGGCGGTGCTGCACGCCTCGGGGTTCCTCGCCGTCTACGTGGCCGGGGTGCTGCTCGGCAATGCCCGGTTGTCGCACCGGCAGGCGATCCTCGGCTTCGCGGACGGGCTGGCGTGGCTCGCTCAGATCGGGCTGTTCGTGCTGCTCGGGTTGCTGGTCTCGCCGGGCCGGTTGGACGCGGCGGTGCTGCCTGCGGTGGTCGCGGGGCTGGCTCTGGTGCTGCTGGCCCGGCCGCTGTCGGTGGCCGTGTCGGCGCTGCCGTTCCGGGTCGGCCTCCGAGAACAGGCGTTCCTGTCCTGGGCTGGGCTGCGCGGGGCGGTGCCGATCGTGCTGGCCACCATTCCGCTCTCCGAGCGGGTGCCCGGAGCGGAGCGCCTCTTCGATGTGGTCTTCGTGCTGGTGGTGATCTTCACGCTGGTGCAGACGGGGACACTGGGGCCGTTCGCCCGCTGGTTGCGGGTGACCGCGCCGGCCGAGGCCGCCGAGATCCACGTGGAGACCGCGCCGCTGGAGCGGATGCGGGCGGACCTGCTGCAGTTGGAGGTGCCACCGGGCTCGCGGTTGGCGGGCGTACACGTCGACGAACTGCGGCTCCCGCTGGGCGCATCGGTCACCCTGGTGCTGCGCGACGGGGTGGGTTTCGTGCCCGCGCCGGACACCCGGCTGAAGACCGGCGACAGTCTGCTGATCGTGGCGACAGCCGGGGTGCGGGACGCCGCGGAACGGCGGCTGCGGGCGGTCAGTCGGCGGGGCCGCCTGGCCCGATGGTTTGGTGAGTACGGGGATGAGGCGGTCGGTTGA